From a single Stomoxys calcitrans chromosome 4, idStoCalc2.1, whole genome shotgun sequence genomic region:
- the LOC106082989 gene encoding smoothelin-like protein 1 isoform X12: MCIRISMRQTVVQERYTTKQPKQQSSTSTTEKTETKGKDGAVVTTTTKVTTRTVSGTGPKTVSPFAKFKQLDRQSSQQSTKSPTTPTTPGGGSSASPSASGNAPMFKFTDPALNARAATVKEQLLQWCQSKTKEYENVQITNFSSSWVDGLAFCALIHHFLPDAFDYSQLTPKNRRHNFELAFTVADEKAGIAPLLDVEDMVVMKRPDWKCVFVYVQSIYRRFRNCQ; the protein is encoded by the exons ATGTGCATACGAATATCAATGAGACAAACAGTAGTGCAGGAAAGAT ATACCACCAAACAACCAAAACAACAGTCTTCCACATCGACGACCGAAAAAACCGAAACCAAGGGTAAAGATGGAGCTGTTGTGACCACTACAACTAAAG TTACAACTCGTACTGTTAGTGGAACTGGACCAAAAACCGTTTCACCATTTGCCAAATTCAAGCAATTGGATAGACAAAGTTCCCAGCAATCAACAAA ATCTCCAACAACACCCACAACACCTGGTGGCGGCTCTTCAGCCTCACCGTCCGCCAGCGGTAATGCGCCTATGTTTAAATTTACCGATCCTGCTTTAAATGCTCGCGCCGCCACTGTCAAGGAACAGCTTCTACAGTGGTGTCAGTCTAAAACAAAGGAATACGAG AACGTCCAAATAACCAACTTTAGTTCGTCTTGGGTCGATGGCTTAGCGTTTTGTGCCCTCATACATCATTTCTTGCCAGATGCCTTCGATTATAGTCAACTAACTCCAAAAAATAGAAGACACAATTTCGAATTAGCTTTCACCGTGGCTGA TGAGAAAGCCGGAATAGCCCCCTTATTAGATGTTGAAGATATGGTTGTGATGAAACGACCCGATTGGAAATGTGTTTTTGTCTACGTACAAAGCATCTATCGCCGTTTTCGAAATTGCCAATAA
- the LOC106082989 gene encoding smoothelin-like protein 1 isoform X11 — MADRTEKNSCQQTGKEEGEQVAATGANVEESSTVQRSESSASEYEEIVEIIEEEVTDDSSAEEEVEEKQIKETEETKETSQTKEAPKPEEKPKSPTTPEVGPEQAKKSEEPKTTPKETSESETAAESETPKESEDKTDSSEQDTTKQPKQQSSTSTTEKTETKGKDGAVVTTTTKVTTRTVSGTGPKTVSPFAKFKQLDRQSSQQSTKSPTTPTTPGGGSSASPSASGNAPMFKFTDPALNARAATVKEQLLQWCQSKTKEYENVQITNFSSSWVDGLAFCALIHHFLPDAFDYSQLTPKNRRHNFELAFTVADEKAGIAPLLDVEDMVVMKRPDWKCVFVYVQSIYRRFRNCQ; from the exons ATGGCTGACCGCACag AAAAGAACAGTTGCCAGCAGACAGGCAAAGAAGAAGGCGAACAAGTAGCGGCTACTGGAGCAAACGTTGAAGAATCATCGACTGTTCAGAGGAGCGAAAGCAGTGCCAGTGAATACGAGGAAATCGTAGAGATAATCGAGGAGGAAGTCACCGACGATAGCTCCGCCGAGGAAGAGGTGgaagaaaaacaaatcaaagaAACCGAAGAAACCAAAGAAACTAGCCAAACTAAAGAGGCACCAAAACCGGAAGAAAAGCCCAAATCGCCTACAACTCCGGAAGTAGGTCCAGAGCAAGCTAAGAAAAGCGAAGAGCCGAAGACGACGCCAAAAGAGACGTCCGAATCGGAAACTGCAGCAGAATCAGAAACCCCCAAAGAAAGCGAAGACAAAACTGATAGCTCTGAACAGG ATACCACCAAACAACCAAAACAACAGTCTTCCACATCGACGACCGAAAAAACCGAAACCAAGGGTAAAGATGGAGCTGTTGTGACCACTACAACTAAAG TTACAACTCGTACTGTTAGTGGAACTGGACCAAAAACCGTTTCACCATTTGCCAAATTCAAGCAATTGGATAGACAAAGTTCCCAGCAATCAACAAA ATCTCCAACAACACCCACAACACCTGGTGGCGGCTCTTCAGCCTCACCGTCCGCCAGCGGTAATGCGCCTATGTTTAAATTTACCGATCCTGCTTTAAATGCTCGCGCCGCCACTGTCAAGGAACAGCTTCTACAGTGGTGTCAGTCTAAAACAAAGGAATACGAG AACGTCCAAATAACCAACTTTAGTTCGTCTTGGGTCGATGGCTTAGCGTTTTGTGCCCTCATACATCATTTCTTGCCAGATGCCTTCGATTATAGTCAACTAACTCCAAAAAATAGAAGACACAATTTCGAATTAGCTTTCACCGTGGCTGA TGAGAAAGCCGGAATAGCCCCCTTATTAGATGTTGAAGATATGGTTGTGATGAAACGACCCGATTGGAAATGTGTTTTTGTCTACGTACAAAGCATCTATCGCCGTTTTCGAAATTGCCAATAA
- the LOC106082989 gene encoding smoothelin-like protein 1 isoform X10 — protein MINRSKAIPYISVKTTRVTKSIRSGSSSSPVIETTCDIEEIWDEEILKQLLEQAKSYEERRKIRSRLRELMADRTEKNSCQQTGKEEGEQVAATGANVEESSTVQRSESSASEYEEIVEIIEEEVTDDSSAEEEVEEKQIKETEETKETSQTKEAPKPEEKPKSPTTPEVGPEQAKKSEEPKTTPKETSESETAAESETPKESEDKTDSSEQDTTKQPKQQSSTSTTEKTETKGKDGAVVTTTTKVTTRTVSGTGPKTVSPFAKFKQLDRQSSQQSTKSPTTPTTPGGGSSASPSASGNAPMFKFTDPALNARAATVKEQLLQWCQSKTKEYENVQITNFSSSWVDGLAFCALIHHFLPDAFDYSQLTPKNRRHNFELAFTVADEKAGIAPLLDVEDMVVMKRPDWKCVFVYVQSIYRRFRNCQ, from the exons ATGATAAACCGATCAAAGGCTATTCCATACATTTCG GTAAAAACCACACGTGTAACGAAATCCATTAGATCGGGAAGCTCTTCTTCACCAGTTATAGAGACAACTTGTGATATCGAGGAGATTTGGGACGAAGAAATTCTAAAACAATTG ttggAACAAGCTAAATCCTACGAAGAACGCCGTAAAATACGATCACGTTTGAGGGAACTTATGGCTGACCGCACag AAAAGAACAGTTGCCAGCAGACAGGCAAAGAAGAAGGCGAACAAGTAGCGGCTACTGGAGCAAACGTTGAAGAATCATCGACTGTTCAGAGGAGCGAAAGCAGTGCCAGTGAATACGAGGAAATCGTAGAGATAATCGAGGAGGAAGTCACCGACGATAGCTCCGCCGAGGAAGAGGTGgaagaaaaacaaatcaaagaAACCGAAGAAACCAAAGAAACTAGCCAAACTAAAGAGGCACCAAAACCGGAAGAAAAGCCCAAATCGCCTACAACTCCGGAAGTAGGTCCAGAGCAAGCTAAGAAAAGCGAAGAGCCGAAGACGACGCCAAAAGAGACGTCCGAATCGGAAACTGCAGCAGAATCAGAAACCCCCAAAGAAAGCGAAGACAAAACTGATAGCTCTGAACAGG ATACCACCAAACAACCAAAACAACAGTCTTCCACATCGACGACCGAAAAAACCGAAACCAAGGGTAAAGATGGAGCTGTTGTGACCACTACAACTAAAG TTACAACTCGTACTGTTAGTGGAACTGGACCAAAAACCGTTTCACCATTTGCCAAATTCAAGCAATTGGATAGACAAAGTTCCCAGCAATCAACAAA ATCTCCAACAACACCCACAACACCTGGTGGCGGCTCTTCAGCCTCACCGTCCGCCAGCGGTAATGCGCCTATGTTTAAATTTACCGATCCTGCTTTAAATGCTCGCGCCGCCACTGTCAAGGAACAGCTTCTACAGTGGTGTCAGTCTAAAACAAAGGAATACGAG AACGTCCAAATAACCAACTTTAGTTCGTCTTGGGTCGATGGCTTAGCGTTTTGTGCCCTCATACATCATTTCTTGCCAGATGCCTTCGATTATAGTCAACTAACTCCAAAAAATAGAAGACACAATTTCGAATTAGCTTTCACCGTGGCTGA TGAGAAAGCCGGAATAGCCCCCTTATTAGATGTTGAAGATATGGTTGTGATGAAACGACCCGATTGGAAATGTGTTTTTGTCTACGTACAAAGCATCTATCGCCGTTTTCGAAATTGCCAATAA
- the LOC131996750 gene encoding LOW QUALITY PROTEIN: uncharacterized protein LOC131996750 (The sequence of the model RefSeq protein was modified relative to this genomic sequence to represent the inferred CDS: inserted 2 bases in 1 codon), whose amino-acid sequence MHQQKMLQSSQAKNQKLAANSSSTYSKTTTESKASSDRSSMHAAPSNNKSSSSSVHSYTAASGQTPPPIVTVTAGRADSSASSSNTLDVGNNSSNISSKRQVDRLGVPQKEDSGTESGEDLRFIAAGLRDQLQMKSDSNIIDDVTCALSRLENSLKEGKDITVEAEKRKALLALIGRLQAGLTSPEKLAEIAAAMSELDGNEALYGETSSPEADAHRSSRQRFAKRRNRIDRHTVGVSREELADARRYMEDMQIMENISHTTTPEAGAHAGPPQWFPLEKNASTGTILAQQSIKQNNFLNENYIQNTIQNSLPPQSSAQKRRPISGDFSVSFGLDRESNNVAAKYQNTIDRQNEIVDKRNAENVSPDSASKNNRFASKKMFMKRANTIDLSKAKRFNSDLDTDSEAEDKSQLIGLRRAVHPTVKKRVQNVVPQFEPKTENDRKFLAFINKQSDKPGLGWANGRSVSNWTSKFGSLKHTFEVGGTPVTAAKPPQAPGHSHIRHQQIPKQPLPSRDANYIITNQQIVQRLQQEAERQAEERRIKLEYERRELERREREKLEYLRQQQQRERLEKERIEREYYEREIRERNERAAAAVAAQQQAAVNVPKPIPINEFKHAPQSVFRPIDSGEHSPKPIYRPIPQLPTGPHSWQAPSSSSARAHALSPSSHSLKRPDDSFITSPSPSSKSPIGVPWASKPAVDSSIFKSTANKFEERSKYDNYNGQMLQRHHSLRASNMNVAQNDDYKKRPSLPNAADPYSAHRDYPQEPSPLSTFAPPPPTNISFVYNNRPSKPTYLSYPCLPTAVSESDSYRSREDSLTNPQAVPLILTNSNPTYEPPQDPLLLQHPQHPFDIMSPTDSASPSLHGMQQQTDYTDDDLDSENLMEYRAVSKVMAKPQSQTAVTVGRRTGHVSDDEVYGKNSKAAKSLLSTMKNLAGTPSKDSRRQPRTQKRPEAVTSPQTCLSPDGRTYQAPLVEPLFPELTKFEPNRQPMFDSPNKPQSVAPAXSTTRVNHTANPKNSQPCIRVWKIWPSVSPYSLHRSLKVRKRLSHVSHPQRHTSARCKPHMSSHIPLMIPPTTKTKAPNTHPMARNW is encoded by the exons ATGCACCAACAGAAAATGTTGCAATCCAGCCAGGCTAAAAACCAAAAGTTGGCTGCAAACAGTAGTAGCACTTAcagcaaaacaacaacagaatCTAAAGCAAGTAGTGATCGTAGTAGTATGCACGCTGCTCCTTCGAATAACAAAAGCTCCTCTTCTTCTGTACATTCGTATACGGCGGCCAGTGGCCAAACCCCTCCACCCATAGTGACTGTGACCGCTGGCAGGGCAGACAGTAGTGCTAGTAGTAGTAACACATTAGACGTAGGTAATAACAGTAGTAACATAAGTTCGAAAAGACAAGTCGATCGGCTAGGTGTGCCTCAAAAAGAAGATTCGGGCACAGAGAGTGGTGAAGATTTGCGCTTCATCGCTGCTGGCCTGCGCGACCAGCTGCAAATGAAAAGTGATTCCAACATAATTGATGATGTCACCTGTGCTCTGAGTCGTTTGGAGAACTCCCTCAAGGAGGGCAAGGACATAACCGTAGAGGCGGAGAAACGCAAAGCCTTATTGGCATTGATTGGTCGACTCCAAGCTGGTCTAACATCACCCGAGAAATTGGCCGAAATTGCCGCCGCCATGTCGGAGTTAGATGGCAATGAGGCACTATATGGGGAGACCTCTTCACCCGAGGCAGATGCCCACCGGTCAAGCCGGCAGAGATTTGCCAAGAGGCGCAATCGTATAGATCGTCACACGGTTGGTGTTAGTCGCGAAGAGTTGGCAGATGCCAGAAGGTACATGGAGGATATGCAAATTATGGAAAACATATCACATACAACGACACCAGAGGCCGGTGCCCATGCAGGGCCACCTCAATGGTTTCCACTGGAAAAGAATGCCTCCACGGGAACAATTCTAGCACAACAatctataaaacaaaataatttcctCAATGAGAATTACATACAAAACACCATACAAAACTCACTTCCACCTCAGTCGAGCGCTCAGAAAAGAAGGCCTATATCAGGAGATTTCTCCGTAAGCTTTGGATTGGACAGAGAATCAAATAATGTAGCCGccaaataccaaaacaccatagaCAGACAAAATGAGATAGTGGATAAACGAAATGCCGAGAATGTATCCCCAGACTCAGCATCGAAAAATAACAGATTCGCCAGTAAGAAGATGTTCATGAAACGGGCCAACACCATAGATTTATCTAAGGCCAAAAGGTTTAATTCCGACCTGGATACCGACTCGGAGGCTGAAGACAAGTCTCAGCTTATTGGACTTAGGCGGGCAGTTCATCCAACCGTTAAGAAGCGGGTGCAAAATGTGGTGCCCCAATTTGAGCCTAAAACGGAGAATGATCGCAAGTTTTTGGCCTTCATTAACAAACAGAGTGACAAGCCGGGCTTGGGATGGGCCAACGGCAGATCCGTTTCAAATTGGACCAGTAAATTTGGATCCCTTAAGCACACCTTCGAAGTGGGCGGTACGCCAGTGACAGCCGCCAAACCTCCCCAAGCCCCGGGCCATTCTCATATCAGGCATCAACAGATCCCCAAACAACCCCTTCCTTCCAGGGATGCAAACTACATAATCACCAATCAACAAATCGTCCAGCGCTTACAACAGGAAGCCGAACGTCAGGCGGAAGAGCGTAGAATAAAATTGGAGTACGAAAGGCGAGAGCTAGAGCGAAGAGAGCGCGAAAAGCTGGAATATTTACGCCAACAACAGCAACGTGAACGTTTAGAAAAGGAGCGCATAGAACGGGAGTACTACGAGAGGGAAATAAGAGAACGCAACGAAAGGGCGGCTGCTGCTGTCGCTGCTCAACAACAAGCCGCTGTAAATGTTCCCAAGCCCATACCCATTAACGAGTTTAAGCATGCCCCTCAGTCTGTATTTAGACCCATTGACAGTGGCGAGCATAGTCCGAAACCAATTTACAGACCAATACCTCAACTACCCACAGGCCCCCACAGCTGGCAAGCCCCATCATCGTCATCCGCGAGAGCACATGCACTTTCGCCTAGTAGTCATTCACTGAAGAGACCAGATGACTCTTTCATAACATCTCCGTCTCCATCCTCTAAATCTCCCATCGGCGTACCCTGGGCTTCCAAACCTGCTGTAGACTCGAGCATCTTTAAAAGCACCGCAAACAAGTTCGAAGAACGATCCAAGTATGACAACTATAATGGCCAAATGTTGCAACGACATCATTCTCTTCGTGCGTCCAATATGAATGTGGCTCAGAACGATGACTACAAAAAGCGTCCCTCGCTGCCCAACGCTGCCGATCCTTACAGCGCACATCGTGACTACCCCCAAGAGCCCAGTCCATTGTCTACGTTCGCCCCACCTCCACCTACGAATATTTCATTCGTTTATAACAATCGACCCTCGAAGCCCACATATTTAAGCTATCCCTGCTTGCCCACAGCAGTTTCGGAATCCGATAGTTATAGATCTCGTGAGGATTCACTTACCAATCCTCAGGCGGTGCCATTGATTCTAACAAATTCTAATCCAACATACGAGCCTCCCCAGGACCCGCTGCTGCTGCAACATCCTCAACATCCTTTCGACATTATGAGCCCCACTGATAGCGCAAGCCCTAGTTTACATGGAATGCAACAACAAACGGACTACACCGATGATGACCTGGATTCAGAAAACCTTATGGAGTATCGGGCGGTCAGCAAAGTTATGGCTAAGCCTCAATCCCAAACCGCTGTGACTGTAGGGCGCCGCACCGGCCATGTGAGTGACGATGAGGTCTATGGCAAAAATTCAAAGGCAGCAAAGAGTCTTTTGTCGACAATGAAAAATCTAGCCGGAACGCCCTCTAAAGATAGTAGGCGCCAACCGAGGACCCAAAAACGTCCTGAGGCTGTTACGTCTCCTCAGACTTGCCTATCTCCCGATGGCCGAACATACCAGGCACCCTTAGTTGAACCACTCTTTCCAGAATTGACAAAGTTCGAACCAAATCGACAGCCAATGTTTGATAGTCCCAATAAACCGCAATCAGTAGCGCCGGC CAGTACAACCAGGGTAAATCATACGGCCAACCCAAAAAACAGCCAACCATGTATAAGAGTTTGGAAAATTTGGCCAAGCGTATCCCCTTACAGCCTGCACCGGTCACTCAAAGTCCGAAAGCGTTTAAGCCACGTCAGCCATCCCCAACGGCATACGTCAGCGAGATGCAAACCTCATATGTCGTCACATATCCCACTGATGATACCACCGACGACGAAGACCAAAGCACCAAATACGCATCCTATGGCCAGAAACTGGTAA